In Gossypium arboreum isolate Shixiya-1 chromosome 5, ASM2569848v2, whole genome shotgun sequence, a single genomic region encodes these proteins:
- the LOC108470387 gene encoding cytochrome c oxidase subunit 6b-1-like, protein MADAQTEKPLSLSEQYALKEKEEKSDVTTKPAEAKEVENPVNAATGSGDVTEKLEETSADPVEGSTEAPPPAAEESTEANPATGNSGEDAAEENSGDSEETPEIKLETAPADFRFPTTNQTRHCFTRYIEYHRCVAAKGEGAPECDKFAKYYRALCPGEWIDRWNEQRENGTFPGPL, encoded by the exons CAATATGCACTTAAGGAGAAAGAGGAAAAATCAGATGTGACTACAAAACCAGCAGAAGCAAAAGAGGTTGAAAATCCTGTAAATGCTGCCACTGGTTCTGGTGATGTAACTGAGAAATTGGAGGAGACTTCTGCCGATCCAGTTGAGGGAAGCACTGAGGCCCCTCCTCCTGCTGCTGAAGAAAGCACTGAAGCAAATCCTGCCACTGGGAACAGTGGAGAAGATGCTGCAGAGGAAAACTCGGGTGACTCTGAGGAAACTCCAGAGATAAAG CTTGAGACTGCCCCAGCAGATTTCCGCTTCCCAACTACGAACCAAACAAGGCATTGCTTCACACGATATATTGAGTACCACCG TTGTGTAGCTGCAAAAGGAGAAGGTGCTCCAGAGTGTGATAAGTTTGCAAAGTATTATCGTGCCTTGTGTCCTGGAGAATGG ATAGATCGATGGAATGAGCAAAGGGAGAATGGTACTTTTCCAGGTCCTCTCTAG